Proteins found in one Malassezia vespertilionis chromosome 5, complete sequence genomic segment:
- the NIP7 gene encoding ribosome biosynthesis protein nip7 (EggNog:ENOG503NVZ1; COG:J; BUSCO:EOG09264PD5) has product MRPLTDAETTTLFEKLAHYIGKNLVHLIDRPDDPHVFRLHRDRVYYLSETNMRLASSIARPHLMSLGTCFGKFSKTGKFRIHITALDYLVQYARHKVWIKPNGEMPFLYGNHVVKAHVGRITDDTPEHAGVAVLNMSGVGLGFGVTARSTTDTRNMDPTNIIVFHQADVGEYLRDEDTLF; this is encoded by the coding sequence ATGCGACCACTGACTGACGCGGAGACGACGACGCTGTTTGAAAAGCTTGCACACTACATCGGCAAGAATTTGGTGCATCTTATTGATCGGCCCGACGATCCACACGTTTTTCGCTTGCACCGCGACCGCGTGTACTATTTATCGGAGACGAATATGCGCCTCGCAAGCTCGATTGCGCGCCCACATCTCATGTCCCTGGGCACCTGTTTTGGCAAATTCAGCAAGACAGGCAAGTTCCGCATCCATATTACTGCACTGGACTACCTAGTGCAGTACGCGCGTCACAAAGTTTGGATCAAGCCTAATGGTGAGATGCCTTTCCTGTATGGAAACCATGTCGTGAAGGCGCACGTTGGCCGCATTACCGATGATACCCCCGAGCATGCTGGTGTAGCGGTCCTGAATATGAGTGGCGTCGGCTTGGGATTCGGCGTCACCGCACGGTCGACGACAGATACGCGCAATATGGACCCCACAAATATCATCGTGTTCCACCAGGCGGATGTGGGCGAAtacttgcgcgacgaggatACACTGTTTTGA
- the RRP8 gene encoding 25S rRNA (adenine(645)-N(1))-methyltransferase (COG:A; TransMembrane:1 (o696-720i); EggNog:ENOG503NYW7) has protein sequence MGDVDLRALQLQLQQQRSSLADQILARLPEASASANAPRVEETRRSSTLGLGAQGEQRAQSAADRKLRAKLSAKPRREHVEVREKEEEEEEDKAAMGRRMAKRKADPFAAAEAKVQAGKERAGQSWAPDLAHMSKAQRKKWNKRRRLEEESGAPVCAPAPDTAPPALTSLQSSMLSSLKGAHFRAINERLYTTDSRDAHAFMQQEPHMFDEYHEGFRQQVRKWPINPVDRIAELLLGKSKSKYTMRAAELSGALVVDIGAGEAALAKKLAAKRFHMLSYDLIDSADGWVCGLDAAKVNALPLPGTFYPLGLLFDETWPVPAPPCADLVVFCLSLMGTNWVEMIAEAWRVLRNDGELLLAEVTSRLGATGATDEFVALVESLGFALAWQDTSNTHFVLCSFVKRVRTCTASHSATLDCTLPPHILVESVSSPAQARFAFGALVKKGAAVLKPLHGPFTSLPTFSRDRTTSERDSDAPSTTSSNTITGSPVTNRTPITESKGSTPTSTLRTFSSTDMDSTTRETTRDSTTTSETSSPTTSQESTTTRDTTRETTRETTKSGNRPTTSDRPTTSSPTSAPTSQDSDTSSSSSTDTSSNNTDSSSSTSSSTGAASSASSSSGGPTSAPSSTSSATGAGAASSESTSESGNESQITSYSKLTTFVDGQPTTSTRMVISTASNGSLNDVNDNKTGFWHDSGAVGGTFAAVGIVTLALLIALAWLLWRRRKAKRMDADVVAAASAAAATSRTPFDDDDDDMMMSEVNGYAPDGALSPFGSNAVMPFYGRQAPEPGYPIQSHAASDDPYASDVPLAHQNALDYLTNANSRGTYVPVPNENGVPFDAPSSSGMFAAGLGAAAAAGVSSNGFEDPFRNSEDTGASHYGSAYGQPVGAAFSGHGSERNSIPMPYDERSFSAATQYNDAPESMHSNSQPRDAAIQQGYPLGAPAQPSYAADAPMQPADVGSSFQQAEPPFPMSTAQHDAGFQPMHAQALHPAAYAAANAKAAPAGFAAAQYDQLNEPPSYMFSAAHFPTNEKAAQDAKASAPPMADPSVSSALAAPADAPASLVQHSPELHPGAHLFSDHGDHGPADSQSLHGDWDPPALSSAWFPGAGQSVASGAEQSELTEAQARPFVTAHKFAEGDYPTASVVQSPQRLVVRNPSPEDV, from the exons ATGGGCGACGTCGatttgcgtgcgctgcagctgcagctgcagcaacAGCGATCGAGCCTTGCCGATCAGatccttgcgcgcctgccgGAAGCATCTGCATctgcaaatgcgccgcgcgtcgaagagacgcgccgctcttcGACGCTCGGTCTCGGCGCCCaaggcgagcagcgcgcgcaaagtgcggCGGATCGgaaactgcgcgcaaagctgAGCGCCAAGCCACGCAGAGAGCATGTAGAGGTGAGGGAgaaggaagaggaagaggaagaggacaAAGCTGCTATGGGACGCCGCATGGCGAAACGCAAAGCGGATCCatttgccgctgccgaggcCAAGGTCCAGGCTGGGAAGGAGCGCGCTGGCCAGTCTTGGGCGCCGGACCTTGCACACATGAGCAAGGCGCAACGCAAGAAATGGAATAAGCGCAGGCGTCTTGAAGAAGAGAGCGGTGCGCCGGTttgtgcgcctgctccCGACACCGCACCGCCAGCGCTCACCTCGCTCCAATCCTCTATGCTCAGCAGCCTAAAAGGCGCGCATTTTCGTGCCATCAACGAAAGGCTTTATACCACCGACTCACGCGACGCACATGCATTTATGCAACAAGAGCCGCATATGTTTGACGAGTACCACGAAGGATTTCGCCAGCAGGTACGCAAATGGCCGATCAATCCAGTGGACCGCATTGCAGAGTTGCTCCTCGGTAAAAGCAAAAGCAAGTATACCATGCGTGCCGCTGAGCTTTCTGGAGCGCTTGTGGTTGATATTGGCGCGGGCGAAGCGGCCCTGGCCAAGAAACTCGCCGCCAAACGCTTCCACATGCTCAGCTACGACCTAATTGACAGCGCGGACGGGTGGGTTTGCGGCCTCGATGCGGCCAAAGTCAACGCACTTCCGCTCCCTGGCACATTTTACCCTTTGGGCCTTTTGTTCGACGAGACGTGGCCAGTGCCAGCGCCCCCCTGTGCCGACCTCGTCGTGTTCTGTTTGAGTCTTATGGGCACAAACTGGGTCGAGATGATCGCCGAGGCGTggcgtgtgctgcgcaacgacgGAGAACTGCTACTTGCCGAAGTCACGAGCCGGCTTGGTGCTACAGGTGCTACAGACGAgtttgtcgcgctcgtcgagtCGCTTGGCTTTGCGCTCGCATGGCAGGACACGTCCAATACGCACTTTGTCCTGTGCAGTTTTGTcaagcgtgtgcgcacCTGCACTGCATCGCACTCCGCGACGCTCGACTGCACACTCCCACCACACATACTTGTGGAGAGCGTATCGAGCCCCGCCCAAGCGCGCTTCGCatttggcgcgctcgtcaAAAAAGGCGCAGCGGTACTGAAACCTT TGCATGG CCCTTTTACTTCATTGCCGACATTTTCGCGCGATCGAACCACGTCAGAGCGCGACTCTGACGCACCATCCACCACGTCCTCAAACACCATTACAGGATCGCCGGTGACCAACCGGACACCTATTACTGAATCGAAGGGATCGACCCCAACATCAACGTTGCGCACATTCAGCTCAACAGACATGGACTCCA CGACGCGCGAAACCACGCGTGATTCCACGACGACAAGCGAGACGAGCTCGCCCACCAC ATCCCAAGAATCCACGACAACCAGGGATACGACGAGAGAAACGACGAGGGAAACGACCAAATCAGGCAACAGGCCTACGACCAGTGATCGTCCCACGACAAGCAGCCCAACCAGTGCACCTACGAGCCAGGACAGTGACACTTCTTCGTCGAGTAGCACGGATACGTCGTCGAATAACACGGACTCCTCTAGCAGCACGTCTAGCAGCAcaggcgccgcgtcgagcgcaagcagctcgagtGGCGGGCCTACAAGCGCACCGAGCTCAACATCCAGTGCCACTGGagcgggcgctgcgtcaAGCGAGAGCACGAGCGAAAGCGGCAACGAGAGTCAAATTACGAGCTACTCCAAGCTTACCACCTTTGTCGATGGCCAACCGACAACTTCAACACGAATGGTCATTTCCACGGCTTCCAATGGCAGTTTGAACGATGTGAACGACAACAAAACAGGCTTCTGGCACGATTCCGGCGCTGTAGGCGGCACGTTTGCCGCAGTTGGCATCGTCACACTTGCACTCCTCATTGCGCTCGCTTGGCTTttgtggcgcaggcgcaaagcAAAGCGCATGGATGCCGACGTtgttgctgctgcttctgctgctgctgcgacCAGTAGAACGCCGTTTGAtgacgatgacgacgatATGATGATGTCAGAAGTTAATGGATACGCGCCGGACGGCGCCCTTTCGCCGTTTGGGTCGAATGCAGTGATGCCGTTTTATGGGCGACAAGCGCCCGAGCCAGGCTACCCTATTCAAAGCCATGCCGCGAGTGACGATCCGTACGCTTCTgatgtgccgctcgcgcaccaAAACGCGCTCGACTACTTGACCAATGCGAATTCACGCGGAACTTATGTGCCCGTCCCGAACGAGAACGGCGTACCTTTTGATGCGCCATCTTCCTCTGGAATGTTTGCTGCCGGCCTTGgtgctgccgccgctgccggcGTTTCGTCAAATGGCTTCGAGGATCCGTTCCGTAACTCGGAGGATACTGGCGCTTCACACTATGGATCTGCGTACGGCCAGCCTGTCGGCGCGGCATTCTCTGGCCATGGCTCGGAGCGGAACTCGATTCCAATGCCATACGACGAGAGAAGCTTTAGCGCAGCCACGCAGTATAACGATGCCCCCGAATCGATGCATTCGAACTcgcagccgcgcgacgctgccatCCAGCAAGGCTACCCCTTGGGCGCTCCAGCTCAGCCCTCGTACGCCGCAGACGCCCCAATGCAGCCTGCCGATGTGGGCTCTTCTTTCCAGCAAGCCGAGCCTCCTTTCCCAATGTCCACCGCCCAGCATGATGCTGGTTTCCAGCCCAtgcatgcgcaagcgctgcaccccgcagcgtacgccgcAGCGAATGCCAAggctgcgcctgcaggctttgccgcagcgcagtaCGACCAATTGAACGAGCCGCCTTCGTACATGTTTAGCGCTGCTCATTTCCCTACAAACGAGAAagccgcgcaagatgcaAAAGCCAGCGCTCCGCCGATGGCCGATCCCAGCGTAAGCAGTGCccttgccgcgcctgcaGATGCGCCTGCCTCGCTCGTGCAGCACTCACCGGAACTGCATCCGGGAGCTCACCTATTTAGTGACCATGGCGACCACGGCCCTGCCGATAGCCAAAGCCTGCATGGCGATTGGGATCCTCCTGCGCTTTCCAGTGCTTGGTTTCCCGGTGCGGGCCAAAGCGTTGCGTCTGGCGCCGAGCAGAGCGAGCTTACTGAAGCCCAAGCGCGTCCGTTTGTCACTGCCCACAAGTTTGCCGAGGGGGACTATCCTACAGCCTCGGTGGTTCAATCtccgcagcgcctcgttgtGCGCAACCCTTCGCCGGAGGATGTATAA
- the SEC7 gene encoding guanine nucleotide exchange protein for ADP-robosylation factor (COG:U; EggNog:ENOG503NU1X; BUSCO:EOG092602UY) encodes MAAEEPELQPDVSGVAPDQSSTQLPLQLDAEHAHEAEHAQEPDAPVDVDEGRYAQPDLPGATAPATHSDTRQAQAPEHVSPQDAHYDVSNEQHPADPAPKGTEPTLDEPTPTPDQEDTQVEQVVAAEATHEQQETDALSDTKRIRPSLQATSVVPSEEAPRSTVHSESSANSLSRGSAVFVVSALESISGSKDARRSKELKESVAAALDMVRRATAREQVQDAVLDPRVVFEPLRLACRTRNIALQTTSLDCIAKLVSYAFFAEDDEGTLRDEAVPLADLVVETICDCYHDQLDERISVQIVKALLACVLSTSIRVHQSSLLRSVRTVYNIFLMSKTPGTQAIAQGSLSQMISYVFSRAPRQGRPDPEVAEKESNERMTLQMMESCTSLEADKEAPDSAPMDAPDLLVKDAFLIFRSLCKLSMKPLSAESERDLRSHGMRFKLLSLRMIHTILSLHMDVFTDPSVVLHSGSAGERTTFVQAVKQYLCLSLSRNAVSSVIQVFDISCEIFWLVISGMRTKLKKEIEVLLNEIFLPILEMRSSTTIQKSVLLGVINRLCRDPQALVELYLNYDCDRSALENVYERLMDVISKLAQTPTAAPGTGGEVPEPRGTPRKSSNGGGPPSLLDPIDTFPEVDTSIPLELRLKRQSLDGLVNVLHSLVLWSERNMEEASVDDVRASPERDEVLHSPSAAAAAGEHAPLDLDDDPGRFENAKQRKTTLLDDIRQFNYKPKRGIAQLIEHGFIRSDAPQSVARFLFYADGLSKVNIGEFLGEGDAENIAIMHAFVDLMHFDNMPFIVALRRFLQAFRMPGEAQKIDRFMLKFAERYVEGNKGTFANADTVYVLAYSVIMLNTDAHNPQVKHRMTLQEFIKNNAGIDDGNNLPEDLLCTIYDEIQRNEIKMKDEAPKTVSVPQSVLAGAIATVGRDLQHETYVLQSTSMANRTEVLFRTMLHAQRRSNAAKIGAEQFFSASHMEHVKPMFEVAWMSFLAGISSPLQDSNSPETISSALDGFRDAIKIVCLFDLELERNAFVTTLAKFTFLNNFGEMKNKNVETIKVLLGIANTEGNYLHSSWREVLACVSQLERFQLISGGVDQRMLPELGRRHSIGNAKPQSVPMPTDEVVQAGASSEITVAADRVFSSTPSLNGEAIVDFVQSLCDVSWEEIQSSGMSDNPRLFSVQKLVEISYYNMGRIRVEWSRLWAILGEHINQVCCHPNPAVCAFGLDSLRQLAMKFLEKDELLHFKFQKDFLKPFEHTMRRNADMSAKEMVLQCLEQMIQSRADSIRSGWSTMFSVFGVAAGAPERVATYAYCLVRDIHQNHFDAILANGCFSDLCVCIAHFGKVGTQKISLPATELLRTMVPMLITMQGGGEVHEINIPSAADTSTDVVRVDTATDLWLPVLFALYDILMTGDDLEVRRVALDALFGILKEHGRAFTPEFWDTVCDDVLFPIFNVLRNRSDVTRFSSQEDMSVWLSTTMIQALRHLVELWSYYFDTLKRRLGGLLELLCACICQENDTLARIGTTCLRQLVVQNVANMVLQEWQLITDAFLRLFRATTAAQVFDPILSSQESGVSATERRHVFKQIIVKCVLQLLLIETTNALLQEQSVYKAIPVVQLLRLTQALEDSYRFSRRFNADRGLRTALWKVGFMKQLPNLLKQESTSASTLVHVYLQMQHDERVKGNEHHNQVSERFLPLAEEIISVYLPLDNETQARNITAWTPVVAQVVLGLAALYDAAPDRSVLEQSTRTFYLLAVELLDKVGMAPSLAPPLRRYLTAVGVSYGLADLEAAKERAWKREEAHATMLRSTPSTATLGRVSDQSETELMREATVANASTDSLLMRSHSVSENGGGL; translated from the coding sequence ATGGCAGCGGAAGAACCGGAGCTGCAACCAGATGTTTCTGGTGTAGCACCTGACCAATCCTCCACGCAACTGCCATTGCAGCTcgatgcagagcatgcACATGAAGCAGAGCATGCGCAAGAACCAGACGCGCCTGTCGATGTTGACGAGGGCAGATACGCCCAGCCCGATTTGCCGGGCGCGACTGCGCCAGCAACACATTCAGATACACGGCAGGCGCAAGCTCCTGAGCATGTATCTCCCCAGGATGCACATTACGATGTGAGCAATGAGCAACACCCAGCAGATCCGGCGCCAAAAGGCACGGAGCCCACTCTCGACGAGCCCACGCCCACGCCTGACCAAGAAGACACACAAGTTGAGCAAGTAGTTGCAGCCGAGGCCACGCATGAGCAGCAAGAAACGGATGCACTTTCGGACACGAAGCGCATTCGTCCCAGCCTGCAAGCGACCTCGGTCGTGCCTTCAGAAGAAGCACCGCGCTCCACCGTCCATTCCGAATCCAGCGCCAATAGCTTGTCCCGCGGAAGCGCCGTGTTTGTCGTCTCCGCACTGGAATCCATCAGCGGTTCAAAggatgcgcgacgctcgaAAGAACTGAAAGAAAGCGTAGCCGCGGCACTGGAcatggtgcgccgcgcgacggcgcgcgagcaggtcCAGGACGCAGTGCTTGACCCCCGTGTTGTTTTtgagccgctgcgccttgcatgccgcacgcgcaacattgcgctgcaaaccACAAGTCTCGACTGCATCGCAAAGCTTGTCAGCTACGCATTTTTCGCAGAAGACGACGAAGGGACGTTGCGCGATGAGGCCGTGCCGCTTGCCGATCTGGTCGTCGAGACTATCTGCGACTGCTACCACGAccagctcgacgagcgTATCTCGGTCCAGATCGTCAAGGCCCTGCTTGCGTGTGTCTTGTCCACGAGCATCCGTGTCCACCAGTCGAGTCTGTTGCGTTCCGTGCGCACGGTATATAACATCTTTTTGATGAGCAAGACACCCGGGACGCAGGCCATTGCACAAGGGAGCTTGTCGCAAATGATCAGTTACGTATTCAGTCGTGCTCCCCGCCAGGGTAGGCCGGACCCTGAAGTCGCGGAAAAAGAATCAAACGAGCGCATGACGCTGCAAATGATGGAGAGCTGCACTTCGCTCGAAGCAGACAAGGAAGCGCCGGACAGTGCGCCAATGGACGCGCCCGATCTGCTGGTCAAGGACGCGTTTCTCATCTTCCGCTCCTTGTGTAAGCTGAGCATGAAACCGCTGAGTGCAGAGAGTGAGCGGGACTTGCGCTCGCATGGGATGCGCTTCAAGCTGCTTTCGCTGCGCATGATCCATACCATTTTATCGCTGCACATGGACGTATTTACCGATCCCAGCGTCGTGCTCCACAGTGGCTCCGCGGGCGAGCGCACCACGTTTGTCCAAGCAGTGAAGCAGTATTTGTGCCTGAGCCTAAGTCGCAATGCAGTCAGCAGCGTAATCCAGGTGTTTGACATTAGCTGCGAAATCTTTTGGCTCGTCATCTCGGGGATGCGCACCAAGCTCAAAAAAGAAATCGAGGTTTTGCTAAACGAAATTTTCCTCCCGATCCTCGagatgcgcagcagcaccacGATCCAAAAATCGGTTCTGCTCGGCGTGATCAACCGCCTGTGCCGCGATCCGCAAGCGCTCGTCGAATTGTATCTGAACTACGACTGCGATCGGTCTGCGCTGGAGAACGTGTACGAGCGTCTCATGGACGTCATTTCAAAGCTCGCGCAAACACCCACAGCCGCGCCGGGTACGGGCGGCGAAGTGCCAGAGCCGCGTgggacgccgcgcaagtccaGCAACGGCGGTGGCccgccgtcgctgctggACCCCATCGATACGTTCCCCGAAGTGGACACGAGCATTCCGCTGGAGCTGCGCCTGAAGCGCCAGAGCTTGGACGGCCTCGTGAATGTGCTCCACTCGCTCGTCCTCTGGTCCGAGCGCAACATGGAAGAGGCGTCTGTCGACGACGTGCGTGCCTCGCcagagcgcgacgaggtgCTTCACTCACCgtctgctgctgcggccGCCGGCGAGCACGCACCGCTGGATTTGGACGACGATCCAGGGCGCTTTGAGaatgccaagcagcgcaagacgaCGCTCCTTGACGATATCCGCCAGTTTAACTACAAGCCAAAGCGCGGGATTGCTCAGCTCATCGAGCACGGATTCATccgcagcgatgcgccgcagtcAGTAGCGCGTTTCTTGTTTTACGCTGACGGTTTGAGCAAGGTCAATATCGGCGAGTTTCTCGGGGAGGGCGACGCGGAAAACATTGCCATAATGCACGCGTTTGTCGATTTGATGCACTTTGACAATATGCCATTTatcgtcgcgctccgccgATTCCTGCAGGCATTCCGCATGCCGGGCGAGGCGCAGAAAATTGACCGCTTCATGCTCaagtttgccgagcgctACGTGGAAGGAAATAAAGGCACGTTTGCAAATGCAGACACGGTCTATGTGCTCGCCTACTCTGTGATTATGCTCAACACGGATGCGCACAACCCCCAGGTAAAGCACAGGATGACGCTGCAAGAGTTCATCAAGAACAATGCGGGGATTGACGACGGCAACAATTTACCAGAGGATCTCCTATGCACAATCTACGACGAGATCCAGCGCAACGAAATCAAGATGAAGGACGAGGCACCAAAAACGGTGTCTGTGCCGCAAAGTGTGCTCGCCGGCGCGATTGCAACGGTCGGCCGCGACTTGCAGCACGAAACCTATGTGCTGCAGTCGACCAGCATGGCAAACCGCACCGAAGTCTTGTTCCGCACCATGCTGCATGCCCAGCGGCGAAGCAACGCTGCAAAAATCGGCGCGGAGCAGTTCTTTTCCGCGTCGCACATGGAGCATGTCAAGCCCATGTTTGAAGTCGCTTGGATGTCGTTCCTCGCAGGGATCAGCTCCCCTTTGCAGGACAGCAACTCCCCCGAAACAATCAGCAGTGCCTTGGACGGATTCAGAGACGCGATCAAGATCGTGTGCCTGTTCGAcctcgagctggagcgcaatgcGTTTGTCACGACACTGGCAAAGTTTACCTTTCTCAACAACTTCGGCGAGATGAAGAACAAGAATGTAGAGACCATCAAGGTATTGCTTGGCATTGCCAACACCGAGGGCAATTATCTGCACAGCTCATGGCGCGAGGTCTTGGCGTGTGTCAGCCAGCTGGAGCGATTCCAGCTCATCAGCGGCGGAGTCGACCAGCGGATGCTTCCGGAATTGGGCAGGAGGCACAGCATAGGCAACGCCAAGCCTCAGAGCGTTCCCATGCCTACCGACGAAGTTGTCCAGgccggcgcatcgagcgagATTACCGTCGCTGCCGACCGCGTCTTTTCCTCCACGCCCAGCCTCAATGGCGAGGCAATTGTCGACTTTGTCCAGTCTTTGTGCGACGTATCCTGGGAGGAGATCCAGTCTTCTGGCATGTCGGACAACCCGCGCCTCTTTTCCGTCCAGAAGCTCGTCGAGATCAGCTACTACAACATGGGGCGTATCCGTGTGGAATGGTCGCGTTTGTGGGCCATCCTCGGCGAACACATCAACCAGGTGTGCTGCCATCCCAACCCCGCCGTGTGTGCTTTTGGTCTCGATTCACTCCGCCAACTCGCCATGAAATTTTTGGAAAAagacgagctgctgcattTCAAGTTCCAAAAAGACTTTTTGAAGCCGTTTGAGCAcacaatgcgccgcaacgcgGATATGAGTGCCAAGGAAATGGTGCTCCAGTGCCTTGAACAGATGATTCAGAGCCGTGCCGACTCTATCCGCTCGGGTTGGTCGACCATGTTTAGCGTGTTTGGCGTCgctgccggcgcgccggaacGCGTCGCAACGTATGCATACTgccttgtgcgcgacattCACCAAAACCACTTTGATGCGATCCTTGCGAACGGGTGCTTTAGCGACTTGTGTGTCTGCATTGCCCACTTTGGCAAAGTCGGCACCCAAAAAATCAGCCTGCCTGCCACCGAGCTTCTGCGGACCATGGTCCCGATGTTAATTACGATGCAGGGGGGAGGAGAGGTGCACGAGATCAACATTccgagcgccgccgacaCATCCACCGATGTTGTCCGTGTGGATACAGCCACTGATCTCTGGCTCCCTGTCTTGTTCGCTCTCTACGATATCCTTATGACTGGCGACGATCTCGAagtgcgtcgcgtcgcgctggacgcgcttTTCGGTATCCTCAAAGAGCACGGTCGCGCATTCACTCCCGAGTTCTGGGATACTGTCTGCGACGACGTGCTCTTTCCCATCTTTAATGTCTTGCGCAACCGCTCGGACGTGACGCGTTTCAGCTCGCAGGAAGATATGAGCGTGTGGCTAAGCACGACGATGATCCAGGCACTGCGGCACCTCGTCGAGCTCTGGTCGTACTACTTTGACACGCTCAAGCGCCGCCTTGGCGGGttgctcgagctcctctgcgcgtgcatttgccAGGAAAACgacacgcttgcgcgcattggcaCAACGTGTCTGCGCCAGTTGGTCGTGCAGAACGTGGCAAACATGGTGCTGCAAGAGTGGCAGCTAATTACAGACGCATTTCTGCGCCTGTTCCGCGCGACgaccgcagcgcaagtaTTTGATCCCATCCTTTCTTCCCAGGAAAGCGGCGTGAGTGCAACTGAGCGCCGGCACGTGTTTAAGCAAATTATTGTCAAGTGTGTCCTGCAGCTCTTGCTGATTGAGACGAccaatgcgctgctgcaggagcAGAGCGTGTACAAGGCGATCCCTGTTGTGCAGCTCTTGCGTCTCACACAGGCGCTCGAAGACAGTTACCGCTTCTCGCGCCGGTTCAATGCAGACCGTGGGCTGCGTACGGCACTCTGGAAGGTTGGTTTTATGAAGCAGCTGCCCAACTTGCTCAAGCAGGAGAGTACTTCTGCATCTACATTGGTGCATGTCTACCTGCAGATGCAGCACGACGAGCGTGTCAAAGGGAACGAGCACCATAACCAGGTCAGCGAGCGTTTCTTGCCGCTCGCGGAGGAGATCATCAGCGTCTACCTGCCGCTCGACAATGAGACACAGGCGCGCAATATCACTGCCTGGACTCCGGTCGTGGCGCAGGTCGTGCTCGggctggcggcgctgtacGATGCCGCACCGGATCGGTCGGTGCTCGAGCAAAGTACACGCACGTTTTACCTTCTTGCtgtcgagctcctcgatAAGGTCGGCATGGCGCCGAgtcttgcgccgccgctgcgtcggTACCTGACGGCTGTGGGTGTCTCGTATGGCCTTGCCGATCTCGAAGCAGCCAAGGAACGTGCATGGAAGCGCGAAGAGGCGCATGCAACCATGCTGCGTTCGACGCCGTCGACGGCGACGTTGGGGCGTGTCTCGGATCAGTCCGAGACCGAGCTTATGCGCGAAGCAACCGTGGCAAATGCATCGACGGATAGTTTGTTGATGCGCTCGCATAGTGTGTCAGAAAATGGAGGGGGGTTGTAG
- the TIF6 gene encoding Eukaryotic translation initiation factor 6 (BUSCO:EOG092644O2; COG:J; EggNog:ENOG503NW87): MAVRCQFENSSEIGVFARLTNTYCLVTIGGSTNFYSTFETELGDLMPIVHCSIAGTRLVGRLTVGNRHGLLVPMSTTDQELQHLRNSLPESIAIQRVEERLSALGNVIACNDYVAIVHPDLDRETEEIIADVLKVEVFRQTVGDNVLVGTYSAISNQGALVQPKTSLQDQDELSSLLQVPLVAGTVNRGSDLIGAGLLVNDFAAFVGMDTTATEISVIESTFKLQGQEAGAVVNELRDALVDSYT; this comes from the coding sequence ATGGCTGTACGTTGTCAATTTGAGAACTCGTCCGAGATAGGTGTGTTTGCACGCCTTACGAACACGTACTGTCTTGTCACTATCGGTGGCTCGACCAACTTTTATTCCACATTCGAGACTGAGCTCGGCGATTTGATGCCGATCGTGCATTGCTCGATTGCGGGCACACGGCTCGTTGGGCGCCTCACGGTCGGCAACAGGCACGGGCTGCTTGTACCCATGTCGACGACTGATCAGGAGCTGCAGCACTTGCGGAATAGCCTTCCCGAATCGATTGCGATACAGCGCGTGGAAGAACGGCTGAGTGCGCTGGGAAATGTAATTGCGTGTAATGACTATGTGGCAATTGTGCACCCTGATCTGGACCGCGAGACGGAAGAGATCATTGCAGACGTGCTAAAAGTTGAGGTGTTCCGCCAGACTGTCGGTGATAATGTGCTGGTAGGCACGTACTCGGCCATTTCGAACCagggcgcgcttgtgcagccCAAAACATCGTTGCAGGACCAGGACGAGCTTTCGTCGCTATTGCAGGTACCGCTCGTTGCAGGCACGGTGAACCGCGGCTCGGACTTGATTGGTGCGGGGCTACTTGTGAATGATTTTGCCGCGTTTGTCGGTATGGATACCACTGCCACAGAGATCAGCGTGATTGAGTCCACGTTCAAACTCCAAGGACAGGAAGCCGGGGCGGTCGTGAATGAGTTGCGGGATGCACTGGTGGATTCCTACACTTAG
- the TIM9 gene encoding protein transporter tim9 (EggNog:ENOG503P5N0; COG:U) has protein sequence MERVVEQKQMKDFMNLYTGLVERCFESCVNDFTSKSLTAKETTCISNCTQKFLKHSERIGARFSEENAQLMQQQQQQ, from the exons atggagcGTGTCGTCGAGCAGAAGCAGATGAAGGATTTTATGAACTTGTACACAGGGCTTGtcgagcgctgctttgAAAGCTGTGTGAACGACTTTACGAGCAAGTCGCTCACGGCCAAAGAGACGACGTGCATCAGCAACTGCACGCAAAAGTTCCTAAAACACTCGGAACGTATCGGCGCACGTTTCAGCGAGGAAAA CGCCCAGCtcatgcagcagcagcagcagcagtaG